The DNA sequence CGACCAGTTCCATACCCTTACATTGACTATCGCAGATGGATGTTTGAATATTATTTTGAGGTGGAATTGTACTCAGGCGAGTCGTTCTCGAGGAGTGATCGGGTTTAactccactttcagcaatattccaccaagaTCAGAGCttgggacaccggaaatgagcttcacacattgcactcatgtgAGAAATCCAGGTCTTGAgcgtgtcgagcgaacgctttaaccactaccccACCACGACAATTATCCATGGTGGTAGTTTCAAGTCCATTGAGTTCATACAGTAGGTCTTCGAACGCTTGAATTACAACACCCCTCTTCTCGAGGAGCATATCATATATCCCCCAGGTTGCTGGGTAACATCCTGGGAgatctcttgtaaacataaaCAGATTAGCGACATCACCCTTTTTCAAAGTTCCTGGATATATCTTCGCAATATCACTCGAGTATTTTCAAGCAATGAGACATCGCTGGTGCATTGCTAGCTGATGTGTAAATCACCATTTACCCACATGTTCAGatgttttcagttgtttacaTTCAAACTAAAAACCAACTTGCTGTTTGCCGCAAGTTTCTACCCAGCGTCACTTCGATAAGACGGGCAGATGGTGGAGTCCATTTTGGAATATACAGATTTTAGAGATTTTACGTTCGCGTCACATGGACGATATATTCCAGCAACCATAAGTCCTCTATTAGCTGttacccgtgaaagtcccggggtagaacaggccttcagcaacccatgcttgccataaaaggcgactatgcatgtcgtaagaggcgattaaccggatcgggtggtcaggctccctgacttggttgacacctcatGGGTTCCCAGTAGcgcagaatgatgctcatgttgttggtcactggatcgtctggtccagactcgattatctacagaccgccgccatatagctgtaatattgctgagtgcagcgggaaactaaactcactcactctattagCTGTTTGAATCTCTCACTCTATTAGCTGTTTGAATCTGTCGTGGATCAGCACTGGTAGGTGCAAGCAAGCCCAGCAACAAGGACCTGTTAGTGGGAACatcagctttgtgaaactgtCAGCATTATTCAAGGCGTAACAGTCTGTGTGGAATGTCAGTGTGATGCTTGCTGTAGACTACAGGCTGTTCTATCACGTCTTGCTGAAAGATTCTGAAGACATATgtgctgagtgagtgacttttagCAACGGTCAGCAATCTCATggcggggacaccggaaatgggcttcccacattgtacccaagtgggcatCGAACCCCAAGGCCTTATGTGTACCATGACATAATGTACCGGAATCCTATTCAAACAAATGCTGAACAGTTTGTTTCCAGAAACAATTGCCTTCAACTTATGATCTGGCACCTCCATGTCCTATGTTGAAACTCTGAGGATTGGGCATGCCTGACCCATAAGaaatatgtaaacaaaacatgcatgcatgaaCACACACATAGTTCCACAatcaaatacataaatacatgcatttAAACGCTGGTGTTTCAGTTTGAGAAATTTCAATGCATTTGACTACTCTGTGACAAACAACAAGAAGTTTGATATAATTTATTACAAAAATGTATTTACTAAAATGAGGATCTAATGATGGAATGAAGTTAAGCTTGAAGGTTGCTCTTGGCAGTATAGGCTAGCCACCAAACCAGCACAGCCACCAGGGCTGCCACCATCTCGGTCTGGATCAAGGTACCTTTCCACACTccctgaaaaaaacaaataaaacaatattcagccaAGCAGGTTGCAAGAGTTGTATCatccccaaggagttgagattgaaaatatgatgtgccattgagatggacatccaatgatcgatgGATGAACAAAGTGCCTTTAAGCAGCTGAACTGGACAAGGGAGCTATACAAATATTagcatgataataataataatagttggTATTTAAAAATGTATGTTATAACTGATTActtattgggtttttttggttaGACTTAAGATTTTGGTATATATTATTCTCTGTCACATGGATGTATTCATTATCcttatgtatgtatcataattaTGATATTGGCAGTTACCTGATGATTGATTGTTGTTGAGACGAGGGGCTTGACACTATCCGCACTCTCACCACTCCTCTGGGCCTGGGGAAAGATTACCATCACAGGTACATCACTACTGCATTTCAAACCAAATAGTCATCACCACACAAATATGAAATCTGATGATTGGGAAAGACACATTTATGCTCTAGTGCATAACATTTTTCAACCATTAGCTAATGTACAACTGAGTAGTACAAGTAACCCTAAAGAAAACATCTGCCAGAGTGTAGGCCTGCTTCGCTGTGTATAAGTTTTAACACTGCCTCAAGCTGAAAATGGGTCATCGGTGGGACTGGGATAAGTCATTTGAttattaaccttctagcgccttaCGGTCAGAATGTGTTGTTCTGTCCATTACGTTTTATGCCCATAAATTGTAAACAACGAGGAGTTCAGAGCTATGTAATTGTAATACAATTAGAAAGGAGATAACAACCAAGTGGGTTCTACTGCTACCAAATAATGCTAAAAATCACAAAGCCAATTTGTCCATACACTAAATCATAAAATATGTGTATCTGGGAACAGAAAAGAGAGAAAAGGTTTGCAAGTGCTAGCACGACAAAGACATCAACATGATCAACTTACACTGAACCAAAACAAGTCAAGGTAGAAACAGCTGAAGCCTTACCTTCCTAAGTAGAGAATATCCTTCTTCATCAAAGATGCGGATCTCATAAGACCCTGAAGGCAGGTTTTTGTGTTCATCACTAACACTGATCTgtaaatacacaaacacaatatATCAGTGAGCAGTAAGAACAGTGCTAGTTTAATGCTGGCGGAAAGCTTGAGGTGATGCGGGCTGCCATGAGTCTCACATTATCACACTGCCAGGTTTTGGCTATTGAATAAGTGATGTGTTCCTCCTATCCACTTTTTGAGACTGGTTAATTGACTTTTGCATGTGAAATAGACATGCTTATTCAGTTGTTTATTCATTACTCAAATGGGACACGATGCCTCTTACCCCATTCATTGCTTCTTGTTGGGAGGTCTACATCCCTAATAACAATAGGAATCTTTTATTTTTTCGATCAAACTAcctggtatttgtttccttcCTTGGTTCTTGTGGCAGGAACTATCCGACCAGCTACTTCACCGTAAAGATTTAAATTCTGAAACACAAGCAATGGAAGGGTATGAATGACTACACATTGTTGTTGGATGACAACACATGTAATTTACGCATAAGCCAGTTCAGCAGCATCTCATTATCTGACCATGTGCTTTACATATTTTTCAACCATTGAGTGCAGAACTGGTCATAATGAGATCTGATGTGTTCcaggcattttgttttaaagtcATTCATTACTGTACTAAATTTGTAGAATAAGTATCATGAATGAGTATGAGAGAGTGTTCTCATCATGTAAAGACATTTATTAGGACATACTGAAAATAAAGAATTAAAATAAGAATACGGGGTAAAGTTTTTGGTTGTACGGTTACCGCCTTGTTATGATGTTCAATCTATCTATCCTGTTTTAACTAGTTTTCATTCATACAAAAGACAAAAGAGATATCTTGGTATGCTCTCTTAGGCactgtcattttcaaattttgcaGAAAGGTTTATGAATAATTACCTTCAAACCATTTTTACAAGTGAGTGTAAACTGCGTGATAAATATTGTCTCTGTAGAAACTGTAATTTCTGGTGTTGTGTAACTTTCTGCTGCAACAGTTGGGCCAAGGCACTTGTCACCTGCAGTAAAACACAATTATATTAACACAATAGGCATGATACAAATGTCTAAGAAAGCgacattaatgtttgaaacacatAAGAATTGATCAATAAAATGAAAGCATAATCATGATAAACATCGTATTTGCAAGATTTGTGCTATCAACTGAATAGTAACCCTACAGTGGTGCTGGAagtgaattaaaatacatattgatATCACGGTTGGAATATATAATGTTAGCGGTAATGCACACTAGACATATTCATGTGTCAACTGTATATAGTATCACTTTTATCAGCTGTTGGAATCCACTCTCCTGTCGTCCCTGACTAAACATAGCAGCTGCAAACATATTATATTATGTTACAATATGTGGTAACCAATCAAGCCACAGAACGAATTTGACTTTCGCAATTTGACTGTGGTGGTAGCACTGGAAACAGTATGACCATTGGTGATCACACGCACAGAAAACTGGTGATCCTTAGAAAATTTCTGACAAGCGGGCTTGGCCTATCAATCCCAGAACATGCCACGTTTGCAATCAAAGATCGGTGAACGAATATCCTGAATCGGCGAATCCAAGCGTTCGAAATGtccatttgtttaaaagtaaatgttttgaaacagtaTTTATAACATAGTTATGTTAAAACAACTCACCAGATGCGATGACTGGTAGCATAACAAGAGCGATAACAACAAGCATCTTGCCGGTGGTCGCCATTTTGTGAAAAGGAAGTGTGACGTGGTGGCGCTGTGACAGGGGGAACTAACTCTAAGCTCATCATGTACTCGCTTTTATTCTTTTCCTCTGCCCTGAAGCGAAGATCGTTTATGGGTCTATAATCTCTGGACAGCATGGCACTCAATCTATTGGATCATTACTATTTATTACATTTCAATGAATAGAAACGTCACGTAAAGTTACATAAGTGTTTTTAATCTTTTCAAACGCATACCCCATGGCAAGTGGAGTGTATTGGTATTTCCTAAACAGTGGTGGCAACCAGAGAAGAATCCACATTTTTTACTATCATTAATTCACAAGACAGCATCTATCTAGACTGTGATATTTCTGATGGATACATCTATATGGCAAAACGAAAGTGTTTCCTAAATTCGccgtaaatatattttcataataataCGATTTGAGGGTGATGGTTTAAGGTTGACATAAagatttttattatatttttaagagtgaaatactgtaaatacggatgaaaatagaaatgatattttcactgagtagaataacatgttatttcactgaGTACAATATCACTTTTGCAGACTTACTCGATgtctcgatcatttacaaacaatgatgacaatataataaatagaatattttgttaatgttgtcaattaacatgtatatttcatctcGTGGTGTGACAAAGCTGATATGTTCACTGCGCCACTAGTGAACATATCAGCTTTGTCACACCACGAGATGAAATATAATGTTGtttgacaacattaacaaaatatcctctatatataaTTGCATGTAGAGCTAAATGTTAACtcgggtgtgttggtgttagttTGAGCGccggtgcgtgtgtgtgcgtgcgcgtatGTTAACATGTCTGGATACGCTGCATAGTACAGAGACCA is a window from the Haliotis asinina isolate JCU_RB_2024 chromosome 9, JCU_Hal_asi_v2, whole genome shotgun sequence genome containing:
- the LOC137295799 gene encoding translocon-associated protein subunit delta-like yields the protein MATTGKMLVVIALVMLPVIASGDKCLGPTVAAESYTTPEITVSTETIFITQFTLTCKNGLKNLNLYGEVAGRIVPATRTKEGNKYQISVSDEHKNLPSGSYEIRIFDEEGYSLLRKAQRSGESADSVKPLVSTTINHQGVWKGTLIQTEMVAALVAVLVWWLAYTAKSNLQA